A DNA window from Linepithema humile isolate Giens D197 chromosome 6, Lhum_UNIL_v1.0, whole genome shotgun sequence contains the following coding sequences:
- the lic gene encoding dual specificity mitogen-activated protein kinase kinase 6, with translation MALRRGKRNLKLQVSDEVPIPVTPPRNLDKRTTITIDEKTFVVEADDLETLCILGRGAYGIVDKMRHKQSGTIMAVKRITATVNTQEQKRLLMDLDISMRSSACSYTVQFYGALFREGDVWICMEVMDMSLDKFYTKVYKHGHAIPEDILGKVAFAVVSALHYLYSQLRVIHRDVKPSNILINRKGEVKICDFGISGYLVDSVAKTIDAGCKPYMAPERIDPSGNPSQYDIRSDVWSLGISLVELATGKFPYESWGTPFEQLKQVVKDEAPKLPADKFSPSFEEFINKCLMKDYTARPNYSQLLELSFITQHAQKDTNVAEFVGEILDLPENEQPV, from the exons ATGGCTTTACGTCGTGGAAAACGCAATTTGAAACTGCAGGTTTCTGACGAAGTGCCCATACCAGT AACACCACCAAGAAATTTAGACAAACGAACTACTATTACTATAGATGAGAAAACATTTGTTGTGGAAGCTGATGATTTAGAGACACTTTGTATACTTGGACGTGGAGCATATGGGATTGTTGATAAAATGCGACATAAACAGAGTGGTACAATTATGGCAGTTAAG agAATAACTGCAACTGTTAATACACAAGAGCAAAAACGGCTACTTATGGATTTAGACATTTCCATGCGTAGTTCAGCATGCTCCTATACGGTACAATTTTATGGAGCTTTATTTCGAGAGGGAGATGTATGGATATGTATGGAAGTGATGGACATGAGCcttgataaattttacacaaaagtGTATAAACATGGCCATGCCATTCCTGAAGACATTTTAGGAAAAGTAGCTTTTGCg GTAGTAAGTGCATTGCATTATCTTTATTCACAATTACGAGTGATTCACAGGGATGTTAAGcctagtaatattttaattaatcgaaaaGGCGAAGTAAAAATTTGCGATTTTGGCATATCGGGTTATCTTGTTGACTCGGTTGCCAAAACTATCGACGCTGGATGCAAACCATATATGGCT ccAGAAAGGATAGATCCCTCAGGTAACCCATCGCAATATGACATTAGATCCGACGTTTGGTCGTTAGGAATTTCTCTTGTTGAGTTAGCCACAGGTAAATTTCCATATGAGTCATGGGGTACACCGTTTGAGCAATTAAAACAAGTGGTAAAGGATGAAGCTCCGAAGTTACCTGCTGACAAATTCTCTCCTTCATTTGAAGAATTCATCAATAAGTG TTTAATGAAGGATTACACTGCCCGTCCCAACTACAGTCAATTGCTAGAACTCAGTTTTATTACACAACATGCTCAGAAGGACACAAATGTGGCGGAATTTGTTGGAGAGATTCTAGACTTACCAGAAAATGAGCAGCCGGTATAG